A section of the Humulus lupulus chromosome 2, drHumLupu1.1, whole genome shotgun sequence genome encodes:
- the LOC133814757 gene encoding uncharacterized protein LOC133814757 — translation MVSGCSSTSLVASPKKQSIKEVTEKSPMTSASPPTQAIEEAVIKSPQKSSSLPIHAREETNEKYSLKPSPLLSKVKSLDIPSLRPILMENEHFTSRVSVAYRIQVLRNIRSLLCYEDLEAFTASCFGHLLKLIDLAKSSGQLIHFLLQRRVQTNKENELWFDIDSQPVRFSMHEFALISGFNCGKSNDPNLSSLRKGNRLKKEYFRDIEGHITLKDLETMFVDMSEEI, via the exons ATGGTGTCTGGATGTTCAAGCACTTCATTAGTGGCATCTCCTAAAAAACAATCAATTAAGGAAGTAACAGAAAAGTCTCCAATGACATCGGCATCTCCTCCAACTCAAGCAATAGAAGAAGCAGTTATAAAGTCTCCACAAAAATCATCTTCTCTTCCAATACATGCAAGAGAAGAGACAAATGAAAAGTATTCATTGAAACCATCACCGCTATTGTCTAag GTGAAATCTTTAGACATACCATCACTAAGACCGATATTGATGGAGAATGAACATTTTACAAGTCGTGTATCTGTAGCCTACAGGATACAAGTGTTGAGGAATATACGATCACTACTTTGTTATGAAGATTTGGAAGCATTCACAGCTTCTTGTTTTGGTCATCTTCTTAAACTAATCGATCTAGCGAAGAGTAGTGGGCAGTTGATACATTTTCTTTTACAGAGGCGGGTACAAACTAATAAAGAGAATGAGTTATGGTTTGATATTGATAGTCAACCTGTTAGGTTTTCAATGCATGAGTTTGCATTGATTAGTGGCTTTAATTGCGGAAAATCCAATGACCCAAACTTGAGTAGTCTAAGAAAGGGTAATAGGCTTAAAAAAGAGTATTTTAGGGACATAGAAGGACACATTACTCTTAAAGATTTGGAAACTATGTTTGTGGATATGAGTGAAGAAATCTAG
- the LOC133814758 gene encoding uncharacterized protein LOC133814758: MCPSASNVNPNQNSDNVIKLWVDLEKKMNTRFDELMKRQDEMDSKLDLVLSMMVRSSGCKSNQPEFELEAKHNGIKVDGGECGDAYSYVTPPTFNGDDVVCNNENEVEHIDEALWGMRKRSQKYHDLFDQNVAILDEFFSQWLCGHWEKFNLGKNYKDFVFDDVFIKYVNGEKPLRGKAWENVHTLYTPLNIEGKHWVSLAVKLEKWEIVVFDSNINLTPEQKLVKHLEPFRCMLPYLLRQSGKFMGRLHKIPEPFTCRRLCDIPQDQSSGDCGIFAIKHIEFDMCGLNMNYVHDDNIVFFRKKMSCEIYNRDWDP; the protein is encoded by the exons ATGTGCCCTTCAGCTTCAAATGTCAATCCAAATCAGAATTCGGACAATGTGATAAAGTTATGGGTTGATTTGGAGAAGAAAATGAACACTCGTTTTGATGAGTTGATGAAGCGACAAGATGAAATGGACTCCAAATTGGACTTGGTGTTATCAATGATGGTTCGTAGTTCTGGTTGTAAATCTAATCAACCTGAGTTTGAGTTGGAGGCTAAACATAATGGCATAAAAGTTGATGGTGGTGAGTGCGGAGATGCATATAGCTATGTCACTCCACCTACTTTTAATGGTGATGATGTTGTTTGCAATAACGAAAATGAAGTTGAG CATATAGATGAGGCTTTATGGGGCATGAGAAAAAGGTCACAAAAGTATCATGACCTCTTTGATCAGAATGTCGCCATTCTTGATGAATTCTTTTCTCAGTGGCTTTGTGGACATTGGGAGAAGTTCAATTTAGGTAAAAATTACAAGGACTTTGTATTTGATGATGTTTTTATTAAGTATGTAAATGGTGAGAAACCACTTAGAGGAAAGGCTTGGGAGAATGTTCACACACTTTACACACCACTAAATATCGAAGGCAAACATTGGGTATCTTTGGCAGTCAAGTTGGAGAAGTGGGAGATTGTAGTGTTTGATAGTAATATAAACCTCACACCTGAGCAAAAATTGGTCAAACACTTGGAGCCTTTCCGGTGCATGCTACCGTACTTGCTTCGTCAAAGTGGTAAGTTTATGGGTCGTCTTCACAAAATTCCTGAGCCATTTACATGTCGAAGGTTGTGTGACATTCCTCAAGACCAATCCAG CGGAGATTGTGGAATATTTGCCATCAAGCATATCGAGTTCGACATGTGCGGGCTAAACATGAATTATGTTCACGATGACAATATTGTCTTCTTTCGGAAAAAAATGTCATGTGAAATCTACAATAGAGATTGGGATCCATAG
- the LOC133814759 gene encoding uncharacterized protein LOC133814759 encodes MTMMTTTTTTMMMMMAMMMMMRGERNNIDDGFVEVNLNVPCLENRTFDDSFDDAYICNVPDTSSAPHTLEDNHLPLPRVSPSDHCNERSHVSSTPSSNATSIDEDVFCVGQYFVDKKELKMKVHMLAIRRNFEFKVKKSNKKLVVLVCVDPNCKWRIRATKTCATGLFVIRKHCNEHTCSLEMRQNHHRQATCSIIAEHLKARYEGVKKGPNPAQIVNEINKNLGVKCSYWKAWKARKCAHELIRGSAANSYPKLPSYLYMVQKSNPGTYTRLIVDEEQKFKYLFLSLGVSIRGFRYMRKVISIDGTHLKNQFGGNLLIATAQDGNFQIYPLAFGIVDSENDASWNWFLTCLRDQVPDTTDLVFISDRHKSIIKGVRNVYKNAYHGACMWHLGQNIKTKFSGKGLKKLFEKTEKAYRVSEFTKLFAEISTKKPSLATYLKNASFESWSRCHFHGNRYNIMTTNNSESLNQVFREAREWPIIPLLEEIITTLSRWFYERRTNANSCPTPLTVDAEDIMRQRYEQSRYMRVTPINLSEFHVKGEPLDGLVNIEEHSCTCREFDIDKIPCIHGIAATMHRGVDVYSLCSKFYTAEFWRMAYVESIYPLPPEI; translated from the coding sequence ATGACGATGATGACAACGACAACGAcaacgatgatgatgatgatggcgatgatgatgatgatgaggggGGAAAGAAACAATATTGATGATGGTTTTGTTGAGGTAAATTTGAATGTCCCATGTCTTGAAAATAGAACTTTTGATGATTCCTTTGACGATGCATACATATGTAATGTTCCTGATACTAGTTCTGCACCTCACACTCTTGAAGATAACCATTTACCACTTCCTCGTGTATCCCCTAGTGATCATTGTAATGAAAGAAGTCATGTTAGTAGTACACCAAGCTCAAATGCAACAAGTATTGATGAAGATGTTTTTTGTGTTGGTCAATATTTTGTGGATAAgaaagagttgaagatgaaaGTACACATGCTTGCTATACGACGAAACTTTGAATTCAAAGTGAAAAAATCAAATAAGAAATTAGTGGTTTTGGTTTGTGTTGACCCCAATTGTAAGTGGAGAATTCGTGCGACAAAGACATGTGCAACAGGGTTGTTTGTTATTCGTAAGCATTGTAATGAGCACACTTGTTCTTTAGAAATGCGACAAAATCATCATCGGCAAGCAACTTGTTCTATTATTGCAGAGCACTTGAAAGCGAGATATGAAGGTGTGAAAAAAGGTCCAAATCCAGCACAAATAGTTAATGAGATCAACAAGAATCTTGGTGTAAAGTGTAGTTATTGGAAGGCATGGAAGGCAAGAAAGTGCGCACATGAACTTATAAGGGGTTCAGCGGCAAACAGTTATCCAAAACTCCCCTCTTACTTGtacatggtccaaaagtctaATCCTGGTACGTACACTAGATTAATTGTTGATGAAGAACAgaaattcaaatatttatttttgtcttTGGGAGTATCCATTAGAGGTTTTCGTTACATGAGAAAAGTTATATCTATTGATGGAACTCATTTGAAAAACCAATTTGGAGGAAATTTACTCATTGCAACTGCACAAGATGGAAATTTTCAAATTTATCCTCTTGCTTTTGGTATTGTTGATTCTGAGAATGATGCATCTTGGAATTGGTTTTTGACATGCTTACGAGATCAAGTGCCTGATACTACTGATTTAGTGTTTATATCTGATAGACACAAAAGCATTATAAAGGGAGTTCGAAATGTATATAAAAATGCTTACCATGGAGCTTGTATGTGGCATCTTGGACAAAATATAAAGACAAAATTTAGTGGTAAAGGTTTGAAAAAGTTGTTTGAGAAGACGGAAAAAGCGTACAGAGTTTCAGAGTTCACAAAGTTATTTGCTGAGATTTCTACAAAAAAACCAAGTCTGGCAACATACCTAAAGAATGCATCTTTTGAAAGCTGGTCCAGATGTCATTTCCATGGTAATCGATACAACATCATGACCACCAACAATTCTGAGTCATTGAACCAAGTTTTTAGAGAAGCTCGAGAATGGCCCATCATTCCTTTATTGGAGGAAATTATCACTACACTCTCCAGATGGTTCTATGAGAGAAGGACAAATGCAAATTCTTGTCCAACACCACTTACAGTTGATGCAGAAGATATAATGAGACAAAGATACGAACAATCAAGGTACATGAGAGTTACACCCATTAATCTAAGTGAGTTCCATGTTAAAGGTGAGCCACTAGACGGTCTAGTTAATATTGAGGAACATTCTTGTACATGTCGAGAGTTTGACATTGATAAGATTCCATGTATTCATGGTATCGCTGCAACAATGCATCGTGGAGTAGATGTTTATAGTCTATGCTCAAAATTCTACACGGCTGAATTTTGGAGGATGGCTTATGTAGAATCTATTTACCCTTTACCACCTGAAATATAA